One genomic window of Pseudomonas sp. LFM046 includes the following:
- a CDS encoding molybdopterin cofactor-binding domain-containing protein: MSTTNQIESHGIQPVLSRRRFLQGTTAAAAGAFVFGFSFPMASSAVAASAGLSEVNAWVVIQPDETVLIRIARIEMGQGALTGLAQLVAEELECDWDKVRFELVKPGANRQRENVWRTQSTGGSRAIRESHEYVRMGGAAARMMLVEAAARQWDVAAGECSVAKGVITHRPSGRTTTYGAVAQAANAITPPSNVTLKEPAQWIIAGQPLKRIDTLDKLDGSLVYGVDFTLPDMLVAVPKACPVHGGKLHRFDAAAITQMPGVKQVLRVDDETVAVVATTFWRARKALEALPIEWDEGPNAAVSSETIAQMLHEGLSADTPYVGNRVGDAEALLAGAAKVIEADYSFPYQNHAQMETLCATVRWTPERCEMWGATQVPEAALNTLAGAAELPVDACEVHTTRIGGSFGRRLATDYVRMAALIAKQIPGVPVKMMWTREEDMAQGRFHPVTQCRLRAALDAQGNVEALHMRISGQSITAYAIPGAMTDNGDPHVFQGLVPEGDMAIGYSVPNLLVDHAMRNPHIRPGFWRGVNLNQNALYLECFIDELAHAAGQDPLAFRRKLMANHPKHLAVLEAAAKGIGWSTPPAKGVYRGIAQVKGFGSYVAAAAEVSVADGKLTIHRIVAATDPGHVVNPQQVEAQVAGSFVYGLSPMLYSECTVKDGRVEQQNFHAYNVMRLADMPKVEVITVPSGGFWGGVGEPTIAVAAPAVLNAVFAATGKRIRAIPIKNGDLVPA, translated from the coding sequence ATGTCGACTACCAATCAGATCGAATCGCACGGCATTCAGCCGGTGCTTTCTCGCCGTCGTTTTCTCCAGGGTACAACGGCTGCGGCTGCTGGAGCATTTGTCTTCGGCTTCTCCTTTCCGATGGCCAGCTCGGCTGTCGCCGCGTCGGCGGGTCTGAGCGAAGTCAATGCCTGGGTGGTCATCCAACCGGACGAGACGGTGTTGATCCGCATAGCGCGAATCGAGATGGGGCAGGGCGCACTGACCGGCCTCGCCCAGTTGGTTGCCGAAGAGCTGGAGTGCGACTGGGACAAGGTTCGCTTCGAGCTCGTCAAGCCGGGGGCCAACCGCCAGCGCGAAAACGTCTGGCGGACTCAATCTACCGGCGGCTCGCGTGCCATCCGCGAATCGCACGAATACGTACGCATGGGGGGCGCGGCTGCGCGCATGATGCTGGTCGAGGCGGCGGCTCGCCAGTGGGATGTCGCGGCAGGTGAATGCAGTGTGGCCAAGGGGGTGATTACTCACCGACCGAGTGGCCGGACCACTACCTATGGCGCGGTCGCCCAGGCGGCGAACGCGATCACGCCACCGTCGAACGTTACCCTGAAGGAGCCCGCCCAATGGATCATCGCTGGCCAGCCACTCAAGCGCATCGATACCCTGGATAAGCTCGACGGCTCGCTGGTTTACGGCGTGGACTTCACCTTGCCGGATATGCTGGTGGCAGTACCCAAGGCCTGTCCGGTGCATGGCGGCAAGCTGCACCGCTTCGATGCCGCGGCCATTACGCAGATGCCGGGCGTCAAGCAGGTATTACGGGTGGACGACGAGACCGTGGCGGTGGTCGCCACTACTTTCTGGCGCGCCAGAAAGGCACTTGAGGCGCTGCCAATCGAGTGGGACGAGGGGCCGAATGCGGCGGTCTCCAGCGAAACCATTGCGCAGATGCTGCATGAAGGCTTGAGTGCCGATACGCCTTATGTCGGGAACCGAGTCGGTGATGCCGAGGCGCTACTTGCTGGCGCCGCGAAGGTGATCGAGGCCGACTACAGCTTTCCCTATCAAAATCACGCACAGATGGAGACGCTCTGCGCCACGGTGCGCTGGACTCCCGAACGCTGCGAGATGTGGGGGGCGACCCAAGTACCTGAAGCGGCCTTGAATACCCTGGCGGGGGCCGCTGAGTTACCGGTGGACGCCTGTGAGGTCCACACCACGCGCATCGGCGGAAGCTTCGGCCGACGCCTGGCCACCGACTACGTGCGAATGGCCGCGCTGATTGCCAAGCAGATACCCGGCGTTCCGGTAAAAATGATGTGGACCCGCGAAGAGGATATGGCCCAGGGCCGTTTCCACCCAGTCACTCAGTGTCGCCTGCGTGCGGCGCTCGATGCGCAGGGCAATGTCGAGGCACTGCATATGCGCATCTCCGGGCAATCAATCACTGCATACGCGATCCCCGGTGCGATGACCGACAATGGCGACCCGCATGTCTTCCAAGGCCTTGTGCCGGAGGGCGACATGGCCATCGGCTACAGCGTGCCGAATCTTTTGGTCGATCATGCTATGCGTAACCCGCACATTCGTCCTGGCTTCTGGCGCGGTGTGAATCTCAATCAGAATGCCCTGTACCTGGAATGCTTTATTGACGAGTTAGCTCACGCGGCTGGTCAGGATCCGCTGGCCTTCCGCCGCAAGCTGATGGCCAACCATCCCAAGCACCTGGCGGTACTTGAAGCAGCAGCCAAGGGCATTGGCTGGAGCACTCCGCCTGCGAAGGGTGTCTACCGGGGAATTGCGCAGGTCAAGGGATTCGGCAGCTATGTCGCGGCGGCCGCCGAGGTGTCGGTGGCAGACGGAAAGCTGACGATACACCGCATCGTTGCGGCAACCGATCCAGGGCACGTGGTCAACCCGCAACAGGTCGAGGCACAGGTCGCTGGGTCCTTCGTTTACGGCCTGTCGCCGATGCTCTACAGCGAGTGCACGGTAAAAGATGGGCGTGTCGAGCAGCAGAACTTCCACGCCTACAACGTGATGCGCTTGGCCGACATGCCGAAGGTAGAGGTAATCACGGTTCCCTCGGGTGGCTTCTGGGGCGGTGTCGGCGAACCCACCATCGCGGTGGCCGCACCGGCCGTGCTCAATGCGGTGTTCGCGGCGACGGGCAAACGGATTCGGGCCATACCGATCAAGAACGGGGATCTGGTGCCAGCGTAA
- a CDS encoding efflux RND transporter periplasmic adaptor subunit, whose amino-acid sequence MRINLPYLRSQLLPLVLIALALVVVVTGLSTRWSRAEQLEKMAAEQAVRTVAVISPSRVLATTIELPGRIEAWARAPIYARISGYLKSWEVEIGDRVTAGQVLAEIETPDLDHEIQQARAELERARSEAALAETTAGRWQRLLGSNAVSRQEVEERTADRAVKQAVVNALQANLQRVQALQGFRRLVAPFDGVVTARNTDVGALINVGMAPGSELFVVADVSRLRVYVNVPQREVAAVAPGGRAVLKVPERPGTTYTAIVQSLSRSIDVESGAMRVQLSVENPEGELLPGSYATVSFQADPDLARLGVPPSALIIGKEGTQVATVDSDGSVSLRAVSISRDLGNIIELADGLSEGDQIIDSPPDGIATGDRVRIAERTASL is encoded by the coding sequence ATGCGCATCAACCTTCCTTATTTGCGCTCCCAGCTGTTACCGCTGGTGTTAATTGCTCTGGCCCTAGTCGTTGTGGTGACAGGGCTATCGACTCGCTGGTCGCGTGCCGAACAGCTGGAGAAAATGGCGGCCGAGCAAGCAGTACGCACGGTTGCGGTGATCTCGCCATCACGTGTCCTCGCTACGACGATCGAGCTGCCGGGGCGTATTGAGGCCTGGGCGAGGGCGCCGATCTATGCACGGATAAGCGGCTACCTGAAAAGCTGGGAGGTTGAAATCGGCGATAGGGTCACGGCTGGGCAGGTCCTGGCCGAGATCGAAACCCCCGATCTTGACCACGAAATCCAGCAGGCGCGAGCTGAACTGGAGCGAGCCCGTAGCGAGGCTGCCTTGGCTGAAACCACTGCGGGTCGTTGGCAGCGACTGCTAGGCAGTAATGCGGTCTCGCGCCAAGAGGTTGAAGAGCGCACAGCTGACCGTGCCGTCAAGCAAGCAGTGGTAAATGCGCTGCAGGCGAACCTGCAGCGAGTTCAGGCGCTCCAGGGATTCAGACGTCTTGTGGCGCCCTTTGATGGTGTTGTTACAGCTCGTAATACCGACGTGGGGGCGTTGATCAACGTCGGGATGGCCCCGGGCAGCGAATTGTTTGTCGTCGCGGATGTGAGCCGTTTACGCGTGTATGTGAACGTGCCGCAGCGCGAAGTAGCTGCCGTAGCCCCGGGTGGGCGTGCAGTGTTGAAGGTGCCCGAACGCCCCGGCACGACTTACACGGCCATCGTGCAGTCGCTGTCTCGGTCCATCGATGTGGAATCAGGGGCAATGCGTGTGCAGTTGAGCGTAGAGAATCCTGAAGGGGAATTGCTGCCGGGGTCCTACGCGACCGTCAGCTTCCAGGCTGATCCTGATCTGGCTCGCCTCGGTGTTCCACCCAGTGCCCTGATTATTGGTAAGGAGGGCACTCAGGTCGCTACGGTAGACAGCGATGGCTCGGTTTCGCTCAGGGCTGTTTCGATCTCCAGAGACCTGGGAAACATCATCGAATTGGCAGATGGACTCAGCGAAGGAGATCAGATTATCGACAGTCCTCCCGACGGTATCGCTACCGGCGATCGAGTACGTATTGCTGAGCGGACTGCTTCGCTATAG
- a CDS encoding SDR family oxidoreductase, with protein sequence MGNIENDVIVVIGPGSIGQAIARRVGIGKHILLADLREENANAAAQILGNAGYKTSVTSVDVSSRESVHALVEKAIALGKVTGVIHAAGVSPSQATPEVILAVDLYGTALVLEEFGNVIATGGAAVVIASQSGHRLGALTEEQNRALALTPTDQLLALPFLQRDQVTDSLHAYQLSKRGNSLRVMAEAVRWGKRGARVNTISPGIVITPLAKDELTGPRGEGYRRMIELCPVGRAGTPDEVGAVGALLMGQDGTFITGSDFLMDGGVTASYWFGDLASK encoded by the coding sequence ATGGGCAACATCGAAAACGACGTAATTGTAGTCATCGGTCCCGGCTCTATCGGCCAAGCAATCGCAAGGCGCGTGGGTATTGGGAAGCACATCCTGCTGGCGGATCTGCGTGAGGAAAACGCCAACGCTGCAGCCCAGATATTGGGTAACGCTGGGTACAAAACCAGCGTTACCAGCGTCGATGTTTCCTCCCGAGAGTCCGTGCACGCGCTGGTCGAGAAAGCCATTGCGCTGGGCAAAGTCACCGGCGTAATCCACGCAGCGGGGGTCTCTCCGTCGCAGGCGACGCCAGAAGTCATCCTTGCCGTCGATTTGTACGGCACAGCGTTGGTGCTCGAGGAGTTCGGGAACGTGATTGCTACTGGCGGTGCGGCGGTGGTCATCGCTTCTCAATCGGGGCATCGCCTCGGCGCACTGACAGAAGAACAAAACCGTGCGCTGGCCTTGACGCCAACTGACCAGTTGCTGGCCCTGCCATTTCTGCAACGGGACCAGGTGACAGACTCTCTGCATGCCTACCAACTCTCGAAACGAGGCAATTCGCTGCGAGTCATGGCTGAAGCGGTGCGCTGGGGCAAACGTGGGGCCCGCGTTAACACTATCAGTCCGGGGATCGTCATTACTCCGCTGGCCAAGGACGAACTGACCGGCCCTCGTGGTGAAGGCTACCGGCGCATGATTGAGCTTTGTCCCGTCGGCCGCGCGGGCACGCCGGACGAGGTCGGAGCAGTTGGCGCTTTGCTCATGGGGCAGGATGGCACCTTCATCACCGGCAGCGACTTCCTGATGGACGGCGGTGTCACCGCGTCTTACTGGTTTGGCGATCTGGCGAGCAAATAG
- a CDS encoding cupin domain-containing protein codes for MRMKLFPVLATSLLLGAPALQAENESSVRVMHPDAQPSQLGSAKNFTGTVRVDSLFQAQAPGRVGGGTVTFEPGSRTAWHTHPLGQTLIVTAGVGLVQQWGGPVQEIRPGDIVWIPAGAKHWHGASPNNGMTHIAIAESLDGKAVDWLEQVSDTQYRQSP; via the coding sequence GTGCGTATGAAGCTCTTTCCCGTACTGGCGACCTCTCTGTTGTTAGGGGCGCCTGCACTGCAGGCCGAAAATGAGTCCTCAGTCAGGGTTATGCATCCTGATGCCCAACCGTCGCAGCTCGGTTCAGCGAAAAACTTCACCGGAACCGTTCGCGTCGATTCCCTATTCCAGGCGCAGGCACCGGGGCGAGTCGGTGGTGGAACGGTCACATTTGAACCAGGTAGCCGCACGGCGTGGCACACCCATCCACTTGGTCAAACCCTAATCGTTACTGCTGGGGTCGGGCTGGTGCAGCAGTGGGGCGGTCCGGTTCAAGAAATCAGGCCCGGCGATATAGTCTGGATTCCGGCAGGCGCCAAACACTGGCATGGAGCTTCGCCAAACAACGGCATGACCCACATCGCCATTGCCGAATCGCTCGACGGAAAAGCGGTTGATTGGTTGGAGCAGGTCAGTGATACCCAGTACAGGCAGTCGCCCTGA
- a CDS encoding (2Fe-2S)-binding protein, producing the protein MATLKINGKVLEVDVEGDTPLLWVIREQLGMTGTKYGCGMAQCGACTVHIDGAATRSCVLPISAISASQAVTTIEGLGAEAPHPVQQAWAELDVAQCGYCQPGMIMAASALLAQNPNPSEQQIRQQVTNICRCGTYLRVIEGIKLAAERMAASRG; encoded by the coding sequence ATGGCAACACTCAAGATCAACGGGAAGGTGTTGGAAGTGGATGTCGAGGGCGACACCCCTCTGCTGTGGGTGATTCGTGAACAGCTTGGCATGACGGGAACGAAGTACGGTTGCGGCATGGCCCAATGTGGCGCCTGCACCGTACACATCGACGGGGCGGCGACTCGATCCTGCGTGCTGCCGATTAGCGCCATTTCTGCGAGTCAGGCCGTTACCACCATCGAAGGACTGGGTGCCGAGGCCCCCCATCCGGTTCAACAGGCGTGGGCAGAGCTCGACGTCGCCCAGTGCGGCTACTGTCAGCCAGGGATGATCATGGCTGCTTCTGCGCTGTTGGCGCAGAACCCCAACCCCAGCGAGCAACAGATCCGCCAGCAAGTCACCAATATTTGTCGCTGCGGTACCTACCTGCGGGTAATCGAAGGTATCAAGTTGGCGGCCGAGCGCATGGCCGCATCCCGTGGCTGA
- a CDS encoding efflux RND transporter permease subunit: MMGAVLVALRRPYTFVVMALLLMIGGVLAALRTPTDIFPDIRIPVIATAWQYTGLPPDEMGGRITSPFQRLLSASVNDIQRIEANTYPGVGIVKIFFQPGVDVATANAQITAASQVALRQMPAGTQPPVILNYNAATVPIVQLALSGSGMSEQALFDQAMNVVRTPLITVPGAVIPLPYGGKQRQIQIDLNPEALQARGLSAQDVSAALAAHNVLTPIGTQKIDDREYTLQLNSAPVAIEEIGRIPIKVVEGATIYLHDVADVRDGNAPQTNIVHVDGNRSVLMTVLKSGTASTLAIVDGIRAKLVEMRDALPEALRVVPINDQSVFVRAAVKGVALEGAIAATLTSLMILLFLGSWRSSLIIAVSIPLSVLGSIMALAAFGQTLNLMTLGGLALAIGILVDDATVTIENVNWHLEQGKDVETAILDGARQIVTPAFVSLLCICIAFVPMFFLEGVSRFLFVPMAMSVIFAMVCSFILSRTLVPTMAKYLLKPHAPHTDMHGNDESLPPSRNPLVRFQRRFEDHFERFREGYRRRLETALKHRKTFLASFAAVVMASFGLVPFLGANFFPSVDSGQVLMHVRLPVGTRVEETAARFADVERAIRRIIPAEEIETLVDNIGLPPSNINLTYNNTGVMGAQDGDFQIALREGHRPTVEYVKELRRVLPEQFPEATFSFPPADIVSQILNFGAPAPIDIQIRGANLDANFAYAQDLLKRIRTIPGVVDARIQQSNQAPKFSVELDRTQAQQLGLNTRDVTNSLVTNLAGSGQVAPTYWLNPANGVSYPIVIQTPQYRIDSLSTLANLPVGNGATTADTTLGGVASFTRSTGNALVSQYNIQPLVQIHAAIQDRDLAAVAADIRKVLTETGAQVPKGSSVQLMGQVETMDRAFSGLFIGLIGAIVLIYFLIVVNFQSWLDPAVIVSALSAALAGIAWMLFATDTTLSVPALTGAIMCMGVATANSVLVISFARERLAELGDATAAALEAGFVRFRPVLMTALAMIIGMLPMALGIGEGGEQNAPLGRAVIGGLLFATVATLMFVPVLFSLVHARDSRHSEPAAQAALGVS, encoded by the coding sequence TTGATGGGTGCTGTCCTTGTCGCGCTGCGCCGCCCCTACACTTTTGTCGTCATGGCCTTGTTGTTGATGATTGGGGGCGTGCTGGCGGCGCTTCGCACTCCAACAGATATTTTTCCTGATATCCGCATCCCGGTTATTGCAACCGCTTGGCAGTACACTGGTTTGCCCCCGGATGAGATGGGGGGGCGCATCACTTCTCCATTCCAGCGCCTCCTCAGCGCCTCGGTGAACGACATCCAGCGGATCGAGGCAAACACCTACCCTGGCGTCGGTATCGTCAAGATCTTCTTCCAGCCAGGCGTTGATGTGGCTACCGCTAACGCTCAGATCACGGCTGCTTCTCAGGTAGCGCTGCGTCAGATGCCTGCCGGCACTCAACCGCCGGTGATCTTGAACTACAACGCAGCGACCGTGCCGATTGTTCAACTGGCCCTTTCCGGTAGCGGCATGTCAGAGCAGGCGCTGTTCGACCAGGCAATGAACGTCGTACGCACCCCGCTGATCACGGTGCCTGGCGCGGTCATTCCGCTGCCGTATGGGGGTAAGCAACGCCAGATACAGATTGATCTAAATCCTGAAGCCTTGCAGGCCCGTGGGCTCTCCGCGCAAGACGTATCCGCAGCGCTGGCGGCACACAATGTGCTCACCCCCATCGGTACGCAGAAGATCGATGACCGCGAGTACACCTTGCAGCTCAACAGTGCCCCCGTCGCCATTGAAGAGATTGGCCGCATTCCGATCAAGGTGGTCGAGGGCGCGACCATCTATCTGCATGACGTGGCCGATGTGCGTGACGGCAACGCGCCGCAGACGAATATCGTACATGTCGATGGCAATCGTTCCGTGCTCATGACGGTGCTCAAGAGCGGAACGGCTTCCACACTGGCAATCGTCGACGGTATTCGCGCCAAGCTGGTGGAAATGCGCGATGCATTACCCGAGGCTCTGCGTGTGGTGCCGATCAACGACCAGTCGGTGTTTGTGCGAGCTGCCGTGAAGGGCGTCGCGCTCGAGGGTGCGATTGCCGCCACGCTCACAAGTTTGATGATTCTGCTGTTCCTGGGGAGCTGGCGCTCGTCTCTGATCATCGCCGTGTCCATTCCGCTCTCTGTGCTTGGGTCGATCATGGCCCTTGCGGCGTTTGGTCAAACGCTAAACCTGATGACGCTCGGCGGTCTGGCGTTGGCTATCGGCATCTTGGTCGATGATGCGACGGTGACCATCGAGAATGTCAACTGGCACCTCGAGCAGGGCAAGGATGTGGAGACGGCGATCCTTGATGGGGCGAGGCAGATCGTGACGCCTGCTTTCGTCTCGCTCCTCTGTATCTGCATCGCCTTCGTCCCGATGTTCTTTCTGGAAGGCGTATCGCGCTTTCTGTTCGTGCCGATGGCGATGTCGGTGATCTTCGCCATGGTGTGCTCATTCATCCTGTCGCGAACGCTTGTGCCAACCATGGCCAAGTACCTGCTAAAGCCCCATGCGCCGCATACGGACATGCACGGCAATGACGAATCCTTGCCGCCTTCACGCAACCCGCTGGTGCGCTTTCAGCGTCGCTTCGAAGACCACTTTGAGCGGTTCAGGGAAGGCTATCGGCGCAGGCTGGAAACTGCGCTTAAGCATCGCAAGACATTCCTGGCCAGCTTCGCTGCTGTGGTGATGGCATCCTTTGGGCTGGTGCCGTTTCTGGGGGCCAATTTCTTCCCTTCCGTGGATTCTGGTCAGGTGCTGATGCATGTGCGCTTGCCAGTTGGCACGCGGGTTGAGGAGACAGCGGCACGCTTTGCCGATGTAGAGCGGGCGATTCGTCGCATCATCCCGGCGGAGGAGATCGAAACCCTGGTCGACAATATTGGTCTGCCCCCGAGCAATATTAACCTGACCTACAACAACACCGGCGTCATGGGCGCTCAGGACGGTGACTTCCAAATTGCTCTCCGTGAAGGCCATCGTCCAACTGTCGAATATGTGAAAGAACTGCGCAGGGTATTACCGGAGCAATTTCCCGAAGCAACCTTCTCGTTCCCGCCTGCCGACATAGTCAGTCAGATCCTCAATTTTGGTGCGCCCGCTCCAATCGACATACAGATACGAGGCGCCAACCTCGACGCAAATTTCGCGTATGCCCAGGACTTGCTCAAACGCATTCGCACCATTCCTGGCGTTGTCGATGCGCGTATCCAGCAATCCAATCAAGCACCGAAATTCAGTGTCGAGCTGGATCGCACCCAAGCTCAGCAACTTGGTCTGAACACGCGGGACGTGACCAATAGCCTCGTGACCAATCTGGCCGGCAGCGGCCAGGTAGCACCGACCTACTGGCTGAACCCAGCCAACGGGGTCAGCTATCCCATAGTGATTCAGACGCCGCAATACCGGATCGACTCACTCAGTACGTTGGCCAACTTGCCAGTCGGCAATGGCGCGACCACCGCTGATACCACTTTGGGGGGCGTAGCCAGTTTCACTCGATCCACCGGTAATGCACTGGTTAGCCAGTACAACATCCAACCCCTGGTGCAGATACATGCGGCCATTCAGGACCGAGACTTGGCCGCTGTGGCTGCGGACATCCGCAAGGTGCTTACTGAGACCGGTGCACAGGTGCCTAAAGGCAGCAGTGTGCAGCTGATGGGGCAGGTCGAGACCATGGATCGCGCGTTCTCGGGACTGTTCATCGGGCTTATCGGCGCCATAGTGCTGATCTACTTCCTGATCGTGGTGAACTTCCAGTCCTGGCTAGACCCAGCCGTGATCGTTTCCGCGCTGTCGGCAGCCCTTGCCGGCATTGCGTGGATGTTGTTCGCCACCGATACGACACTGTCCGTCCCGGCCCTGACCGGCGCCATCATGTGCATGGGGGTCGCCACTGCCAACAGCGTCCTGGTGATCAGCTTCGCGCGGGAGCGCCTGGCGGAGCTGGGGGATGCTACTGCTGCGGCCCTTGAAGCTGGCTTCGTGCGTTTTCGTCCCGTGCTGATGACGGCTCTGGCGATGATCATCGGCATGCTGCCCATGGCCCTGGGGATAGGCGAGGGCGGTGAGCAAAACGCACCGCTGGGACGCGCTGTAATCGGCGGACTCCTGTTCGCCACTGTCGCGACGCTGATGTTTGTGCCGGTGCTGTTCAGTCTCGTGCATGCACGTGATTCCCGTCACTCTGAACCTGCAGCGCAGGCCGCATTAGGAGTTTCCTGA